Proteins co-encoded in one Blastocatellia bacterium genomic window:
- a CDS encoding PfkB family carbohydrate kinase: protein MTILEFTPCADTIFHVRRDADEGYVASDGRAITIKAGAKLRPQAISTYAGGKATNVARVLDRLLTDADAVEAELVVFRPDSAEGRYLHDLQTGALVRVRVRPVIVESRARFCIDLTDPATSEENRVEFNVSPRAMWAESALAAALEFVSRIESDVLLLAGNPPIIESRGAMAVELYARVIAAVRPRVGLISLDAEKAALANCLMAAARPDVVKINEAEYGSVEPALWDGFGGALAVTDARGCRVWQDRSRGAAVRVEGVQT, encoded by the coding sequence ATGACCATCCTTGAATTCACGCCGTGCGCCGACACGATCTTTCATGTCCGCCGTGACGCAGACGAGGGCTACGTCGCGAGCGACGGCCGCGCCATCACGATCAAGGCCGGCGCGAAGCTGCGCCCGCAAGCCATCTCGACCTACGCCGGCGGCAAGGCGACCAACGTGGCCCGCGTTCTGGATCGGCTGCTCACGGACGCGGACGCGGTCGAAGCCGAGCTGGTCGTCTTTCGCCCGGACTCCGCCGAAGGCCGCTACCTCCACGACCTGCAAACCGGCGCGCTCGTCCGCGTGCGCGTGCGGCCCGTGATCGTCGAGAGCCGCGCGCGGTTCTGCATAGACCTCACGGACCCTGCGACCTCGGAAGAGAACCGCGTCGAGTTCAACGTCAGTCCGCGCGCCATGTGGGCCGAGAGCGCGTTGGCGGCGGCGCTGGAATTTGTCTCGCGCATTGAGAGTGACGTGCTGTTGCTGGCCGGCAACCCGCCGATCATTGAGAGCCGCGGCGCGATGGCCGTTGAGCTGTATGCGCGGGTGATCGCCGCCGTGCGCCCGCGCGTCGGCTTGATCTCGCTCGACGCGGAGAAGGCGGCGCTGGCCAACTGCCTGATGGCGGCGGCGCGGCCCGACGTGGTCAAGATCAATGAAGCCGAATACGGCTCGGTCGAGCCGGCGCTGTGGGATGGGTTCGGCGGCGCGCTCGCCGTCACCGACGCGCGCGGCTGTCGCGTGTGGCAAGACCGCTCGCGCGGCGCGGCCGTCAGGGTGGAAGGCGTTCAAACC
- a CDS encoding glycosyltransferase family 9 protein: MMDTSPDTARPEALVAEFLSEFRATGDYRRDCVARLTALATGDDSRAAEAATKVLFASLVERLADSFSPADVSLYNHVFAQVIEHCRRLGGGGAVDAALHRFGLRDEAALLGRAESLRRKRTIRRSRSAGVRRVVVLSRVTLGADVAITSVVISRLEHEFPGAEIVLVGGRKAAELFGGNRRVLFKEIHYRRAGRTLERVLSWLAVTEAAREMTAGLSPDEWLIVDTDSRLTQLGLLPLTEHEANYLFFPSREYGATTDRALGQLAAAWLDEVFDAPRPTLPGVSLRPADIQAASLLTKRLRQSGGRPLVTVNFGVGGNPAKRVSDEFEQSLVAQMIRDGATVILDKGAGADEARRGDAVIAYARREAGASVSELTESHFVETLNRMRDTRLVVWDGGVGRLAALIAQSDFYVGYDSAGQHIAAAAGTPGVTVFAGYSSPRMLDRWRPTGSAASHIIAVDPSRAVDAGEILSATLAALHHYANDHP, encoded by the coding sequence ATGATGGACACGTCGCCCGACACGGCCCGGCCCGAAGCGCTCGTCGCGGAGTTTCTCAGTGAATTTCGCGCGACGGGCGATTACCGCCGTGACTGCGTCGCGCGGCTGACGGCGCTCGCCACGGGCGACGACTCGCGGGCGGCGGAGGCGGCGACGAAAGTCCTCTTCGCGTCGCTGGTCGAGCGGCTGGCCGACTCCTTTTCGCCCGCCGACGTGTCGCTCTACAACCACGTCTTCGCGCAAGTCATCGAGCACTGTCGCCGGCTCGGCGGAGGCGGCGCGGTGGACGCGGCGCTGCATCGGTTCGGGCTGCGCGACGAAGCCGCGCTGCTCGGCCGCGCCGAATCGCTGCGCCGCAAGAGAACTATCCGGCGCTCGCGCTCGGCGGGCGTGCGGCGCGTAGTCGTGTTGTCGCGCGTGACGCTGGGCGCGGACGTAGCCATCACCAGCGTCGTCATCAGTCGCCTGGAGCATGAGTTCCCCGGCGCGGAGATCGTTCTGGTCGGCGGGCGCAAAGCCGCAGAGCTTTTCGGCGGCAACCGGCGCGTCCTGTTCAAGGAGATTCATTACCGCCGCGCCGGCAGAACCCTCGAACGCGTGCTCAGTTGGTTGGCCGTGACCGAGGCGGCGCGTGAAATGACTGCCGGCCTGTCGCCTGATGAATGGCTGATCGTTGATACAGACTCGCGGCTCACGCAACTGGGCCTGTTGCCGCTCACCGAGCACGAAGCGAACTACCTCTTCTTCCCGAGCCGCGAGTATGGCGCGACGACTGACCGCGCGCTCGGTCAACTGGCCGCCGCCTGGCTCGACGAAGTCTTCGACGCGCCTCGGCCTACGCTGCCGGGCGTGAGCCTGCGCCCCGCCGACATTCAGGCCGCGAGCCTGTTGACGAAGCGTTTGCGACAGAGCGGCGGGCGGCCTCTTGTCACGGTCAACTTCGGCGTCGGCGGCAACCCGGCCAAGCGCGTCAGTGACGAGTTCGAGCAATCGCTCGTCGCGCAAATGATCCGAGATGGCGCTACGGTCATTCTCGACAAAGGCGCGGGCGCGGACGAGGCGCGACGCGGCGACGCCGTCATCGCCTACGCCCGACGCGAAGCCGGCGCGAGCGTGTCCGAGTTGACGGAGAGCCATTTTGTCGAAACCTTAAATCGAATGCGCGACACGCGGCTTGTGGTCTGGGACGGCGGCGTCGGCAGGCTGGCGGCGCTGATCGCGCAGAGCGACTTCTACGTCGGCTACGACTCGGCGGGCCAGCACATCGCCGCCGCCGCCGGCACGCCGGGCGTCACCGTCTTTGCCGGCTACAGCTCGCCGCGCATGCTCGACCGCTGGCGGCCGACGGGGAGCGCCGCGTCTCACATCATCGCGGTTGACCCGTCGCGCGCCGTTGACGCGGGCGAAATTCTTTCGGCAACGCTCGCCGCCCTGCATCACTATGCGAATGACCATCCTTGA